In Amphiura filiformis unplaced genomic scaffold, Afil_fr2py scaffold_22, whole genome shotgun sequence, one genomic interval encodes:
- the LOC140143508 gene encoding histamine H4 receptor-like, protein MASLILSFNNQTPTESSLEENTHASDTLHPAVFFLLWLNVVLTSGGNLLTIIVFLSDKNIYSKPGNILIMNLALADLNVGLLSLPWLNLWMHYGDWIFGEYVCKWWIVIDYGVTIESTLTMMIISWDRHFMVNDIQNYMRSQTRNRVILIIVASWVLSFGFCFFTVLLVEPITGERNIDYTVDCDFPANYYISLTIFEINVLFIIPVFALAYFNIKLFYIIRKRAQSVQPGDVQIPTLSTNMGRNQNQLPMPARNEADISVNVSRQSLHKDRKAAITLTLLVVTFLLCYTPYNIVIILELVSANSEIIKNPLKREWGAQSESGRDMAKFMVFRFGILMIFFWERVEDE, encoded by the exons ATGGCTTCGCTTATTTTAAGCTTTAACAACCAAACTCCGACAGAATCATCGTTGGAAGAAAACACACACGCGAGCGACACTCTTCATCCTGCTGTATTCTTCCTGTTGTGGCTAAATGTTGTGCTGACATCGGGTGGAAACTTACTGACAATTATTGTATTTTTAAGCGACAAAAATATTTACAGTAAACCTGGGAACATTCTGATTATGAATCTTGCCTTAGCAGATTTGAACGTTGGCCTGCTGAGTTTACCGTGGCTTAATTTGTGGATGCATTATGGTGATTGGATTTTCGGTGAATACGTGTGCAAGTGGTGGATTGTTATCGACTATGGCGTAACCATTGAATCCACGCTCACCATGATGATAATAAGTTGGGATAGACATTTCATGGTTAACGATATTCAAAACTACATGCGTTCACAAACACGAAACCGTGTGATTTTGATCATTGTCGCTTCTTGGGTCCTTTCATTCGGATTCTGCTTCTTCACAGTGCTTCTTGTAGAGCCCATAACAGGAGAGCGCAACATTGATTATACTGTCGACTGTGATTTCCCAGCAAATTACTATATAAGCttaaccatatttgaaatcaacgTACTTTTTATTATTCCTGTCTTTGCTCTTGCATATTTTAATATCAAACTATTttatatcattcgcaaaagagcACAATCTGTACAACCTGGAGATGTTCAAATTCCTACTCTTTCCACTAATATGGGTAGGAATCAAAACCAATTGCCAATGCCAGCGAGGAATGAAGCAGATATTTCTGTCAATGTTTCAAGACAAAGCCTTCATAAAGATCGCAAAGCCGCGATAACTCTCACCCTATTAGTTGTAACTTTTTTACTCTGTTATACGCCGTATAATATAGTCATCATATTGGAACTTGTGTCCGCTAACAGT GAAATAAtcaaaaatcctttaaaaagggaatggggcgcccaaagtGAGTCTGGACGTGATATGGCGaaattcatggtgtttagatttggtattttaatgatttttttctgggaaagAGTAGAAGATGAataa